TTTATGttctcttctttatttaaaaCACTGTGTTCCCTCTAATACTTGGGCTAGAAATGtagaagttatttatttattatttatttattcatttaaattgaagtatatttgttttgttagtttctggtatatagcacagtGAATCAGTTATAtataggtgtgtatatatatatatattccttttcatattctttttcattataggctattataaggtattgaatatagtttcctttgctatacagtaggaccttgttgtttatctgttttatatatagtagttaatatctgcaaaccctgaactctcagtttatccctccagccctcttccccaacccctgtaaccataaatttgttttctatgttggtgagtctgtttctgtgttgtgaataagttcatttgtgtcattttttaaagttccacatctaagtgatatcaagTGATAtcgtagttttctttctctttctggcttacttcacttagtatgacaatctccaggtccatctatgttgctgctaatggcattattttcttcttttttatgtattccattatatatatgtatatgtgtatatatatatatatatatatatatatgtgtgtatatatatatatatatatatatacacacacatacatacaccacaacttctttatccagtcatctgtcgatggacatttaatttatgttgcttccatgtcttggctattgtaaatggtggtGCTGttaacactggggtgcatgtatcttcaaaAGTCTTTTATTGCTGTTGTTTGCTTACTGAAAACCTTCTGTGCCAGATACGACTTTGCATTCTTGATTTGCTTTATTCCTTGAAAGAGCCCTGTGAAGTGGGTCCAACTTCATTCCATTTTACAAAGCTGGAATATGAGGTTCAGAGAGCTTAAGTTACTTTgagcccaaggttacacagccaaTAAAATAGGATTTGATAATAGGCTTATCTGACTCCAAAGTTCATTCTCTTAATCTTAATCACTAAACTACACTGAGTTCTTccttaattttcatatataattgTTCATGAACTTCTTAAAATTTCATCAATGAAGTGTCTCTGGAATCAGTTCATCCCTTATTTTGCTCCCTGCTGCTACCTTGTTCAGACATGcatctcatatatatttatatatctgtatataggTGGTGcttttttctaaatataagtATGATACAAATTGGCTGtaagaaaattcattttaaaaaacactaagcaatattttaaaataaaaaaaggaaaggaaaggaaaggaaattcacTACAGATCTACACAGTGAAAGTTTCCCAACTTTAGCTTCTAAAGATAATCACCATTTACGGTATAGTATACATTCCTCATTTTTTTGTTATGTATGTAGTAGCATAGTATGCCTTTTAAAATGGGATcacatcatcttttaaaaaaattttaataatttattatccATCTCggtgacttttttaaaattgaagtgcagtcagttacactgtgtcagtttctggtgtgcagcacaaagTGGGATCACATCATCTTGAAACTTGCTTTTCTTACTTCATATGTTAGCACACACAGACCTaccttgttcctttttttttttttttcaaattaggtaAAACATGCACATTTTGTACAGAGTTCAATAGGCACAAAATATTATGAAGAACGTCTCCCCTCACCCTCATTACCCCAACCATCCATCGGATGGCTGTCACCAGTTTCTTGGGTAGCCTTCTGGGGCCTCATTTCTTTTAGTAGCAGCATAGttcccattgtatggatgtatcaAATCCATGTACCAAATCACTTTGGTGCCTCATTAGAGGCACACTTTGTTTCCAATGCTATTACTCAATAGGACTTAAATTCCATGTCaactgaactcctttcagggagtgCTGGAGGTCAACAGCTGCAGAGGCTCATGATTTAATTCAAGCAGGGGTACATGGCAAGTGGCAATTTTTAGTTGGAACAATCTCGTCAATTACTTATCACCTCTTAGCCTTTGTTAGCAACATGGTGTTCCAGATTAGATAGACGCACCacaattcatttatccatttctcTACTGATGAGAATTTAGGCTGAAATATCATTTGCTCTGCTTGTAGGGCACATGCGATGTTAAGCCCTTTTGCCATTTTGCCGGCAATATAGTTTCTAATTCCTCCGCCGAACTGTAAACTCCTCAAAGGCAGACCGAAGAGTTcgtattcatctttgtatcctcatAGCATAGCCCCAAATTTGGTCCGGAATATACGCTCACCACGCTTGAGTGTAATAATAATTGAATCGCCAGCTGTGAGTTCGGATCACGATTGTGGGGAGGCGGAGCGAGCAGAAAGCCGCGCCCCTTTGAGCGGTCCCGGCCTCAGAGGGCGCGGAACTCTTGTTAGAAGAACCGTTGTTTCTCCGGGAGGATTTTTAGCTGCAGAGTGCCCCGCACAAGTATGGTCGCTACACACCGGATGTAGCCCGTTATTTGCTGGAATCAGTTCTTCCGCGGGGCGGAAAATGTATGTCTGCCTGTGTCCCAACTATTTCCAGCCCCCTTTCCTTGCTGGGCCCCATGAGTAAGCTGTGGCGGCGTGGGAGCACCTCTGGGGCTATGGAGGTCCCCGAGCCGGGTAAGCTCGGGTAGAGAAAGCAACTTAGGCCTTCACAGGAAAGGAGTCCCTTTCTTGCTCCTCGGAGCTTCGTGGGTACCTCGCCACAGGTGGGACGGAGAAAGGCGGGGCGGAGAAAGGCGGGGCTGTTGTTATGGTAATAGCGTGTACCGCGGGAAGACCAAGCCGCCTCAGGGGTGTTGGGTTCTTCagggctttccctgccccgcTGCAGCTGTTCACCATTGACAGGCTCTCCTTCCGCAGGGGAAGCCCTGGAGTTGAGTCTGGCGGGTGCTCACGGCCACGGAGTGCACAAGAAAAAGCACAAGAAGCACAAGAAGAAACACAAGAAGAAACACtaccaggaagaggaggctggGCCCACACAGCCGTCTCCTGCCAAGCCCCAGCTCAAACTTAAAATCAAGCTGGGCGGGCAGGTCCTGGGCACCAAGAGGTGAGCCAGGAGAGCCAAGGTTTTGCTTGGGGTCTTTAGGAGCAGGTAGACAGAGAAGAAGAAGCTGGTTGGGCTTTCCAGAAGGCAGGGAATGGACGCTGTGACTTCAGGGACCAGGTTAATGCGGCAAGAACCTAAGAGGGTGTAGGGAAGGCTAGATGTACTGAGTAGGAAGAGATGATTGCTCAGCTTACAGAGTGGTTGCTTCTCTGCAGTGTTCCTACCTTCACTGTGATCCCTGAGGGCCCTCGCTCACCCTCTCCCCTTATGGTTGTGGACAATGAAGAGGAACCTGTGGAAGGAGTCCCCCTTGAGCAGTACCGTGCCTGGCTGGGTGAGACGGGATCTGGAGGTGGGGAAACTGGGTTTCTCATTATACCTGGTTAGAGGAAGAGGTGTAGTTCTGAGGAAGGTGAGAATTTTGAGTGTCCCAATATTGCCCAAATTGGGGTTCTCCATCTGAACAGTTCTACTTTTAGCTCTCCAACTTTCCTTTCCAGATGAAGACAGTAAtctgtccccctccccacttcGGGACCTGTCGGGGAGCTTAGGGggtcaggaggaagaggaagaacagaGGTGGCTGGATGCCTTGGAGAAGGGGGAGCTGGATGACAATGGAGATCTCAAGAAGGAGATCAATGAACGGCTGCTCACTGCTAGACAGGTAATTTGGTTCATTCTTGATTCACTTGCCCAATATGTATTGAGAACTTTCCACGTCCTGAGAACTTTGGTAGGCAGAGGGGATATtggcagtggagaaaagacagtttctgttctcatggagctggtatttgtgtgtgtgtgtgtgtgtgtgtgtgtgtgtgcgcgcgcgcgcgctgggggtataaataaacaaataatttgaaaaactgtaAGGTGTATAACAAAAATAGGACGATGAAATAGAAAGTAGTAGAAAAGAAACAACGTATCTCTAAAGAGATAACATTTCCAAGACCAGAGAGGCTTTTCAGGCAGATCAACAAGGGCAAAGACCCTGAGAGTGGAACGTGCCTAATTATGGTCAAGAAGAAGAATAAGTGTAAAACgaatgtatgtttgtatatgtaggactgaaacattatgctgcacaccagaaattgacacattgtagactgactatacttcagttttttaaaaaaacaactgtgATTACCACGAAAGGGTTGTATGCAGAGAAGTGATATATTTGATTTAATTTCAGTAGATCACTTTAGTTTCTCAGAGGGGGTAATGGCTAGAAGCAAGGACAGCTAGGAAGCTGTTGAAGTAGTCAGATAAGAGACAGTGGTGGCTTGAACCAAGGTGAAGTCGTGGAGATGGAGAATATCTTATgcattctggatatattttggaaatagaCACTTGTTGAGGGAAGGAGAGATTAAGGATAACCCTGAGTTTTGGGCTTTGAGCACTTATCCAACTGATGCTATCCATTGagataaaaagatttaaaacaacaacagaaagctGGTACAGAGTTTTGGTATGCAGAGCAAGGAGGTAACATTAATTGCTGGTGCTTTTCCCTTTGAGAGACAGGGATCTAAAGGTGAAGTCTGGAGACCTGGGAGGAGGCCATATTAAGGTCTTCCAGGAGAGGGTGCTCAGTCCACCCCTTTTCTCAAGGCCTGCTCTCCAtgtcccctcttccccctcctcctttcaGGCGGACCCCGCTTCTCCATTTTCTGACATCATCTTACTTGTCTCTCCCCAGCGAGCTCTGCTACAGAAGGCAAGGAGTCAGCCTTCCCCCATGCTGTCACTGCCTGTGGCTGGGGTCTGCCCAGCCCCCGCCCTCACCGAGGAGATGCTGCTGAAGCGCGAGGAGCGGGCTCGGAAGAGGCGGCTGCAGGCAGCGCGGCGGGCGGAGGAGCACAAGAACCAGACTATCGAGCGCCTCACCAAGACTGCAGCGCCCAGCGGCCGGGGAGGCCGAGGGGCCACCCGGGGCGAGCGGCGGGGAGGGCGGGCTGCAGCCCCGGCCCCTATGGTGCGCTACAGCAGTGGGGCACAGGGTTCCACCCTTTCCTTCCCACCTGGCGTCCCTGCCCCCGCGCCTGTGTCTCCAAGGCCATCCCCACCTGGCCCTCCTCCTCGATGCTCTGTTCCCGGCTGCCCCCATCCGCGCCGCTACGCCTGCTCCCGCACGGGCCAGGCACTCTGCAGCCTTCAGTGTTACCGCATCAACCTGCAGATGCGGCTGGGTGGGCCTGAGGGCCCCGGATCCCCACTTTTGGCTACTTAAGGCCCTCACCCAACCCGGACTGTGCGCCTTCTCCCCAGGTTTCAGTGTCTTCCCCAACCTATTAAAAGTCCTCCGATGCCTTGACTTGTACAgaattggggggttgggggttgggcaGGCCAATTCCCTGTGCACACGTCTTGCCCCCACCAGAGCTTGCGTCGACGCCTGGGAAAGGTCCACCAGGCCCAAGAAGAGTAGCTGCTCCGATTCCGGAGTCTAGCGGACTTTTGGGACCCCGCCTCTTCCAGCGGGACTACCTCCCGTGGTCGGGCGTTTGGCATCATCCCGAAAATAGGGTTTGAACCAAGCAGTGGATACGTCGCTGTTCTGGACGGCCGTTCATTGGTTGATAGCTCAGACCCTGTTCTGTTGTCTGCATTGGCTGCTGTCGCTGTCAATCAGGGCGCTGGGTCGAACCTTGCCCCACTCTTTGTGCAAGCTCTTGTTGTCTGGGAGAGTGGCGGAGGCGCTGCTGCGGATTGGTCACAGGGAGAGGCCTGTGATCCTTCCTATTGGCCCGCCTGTCAGAGCATGATGCAGATTGGTAGGACAGAACAACCTGGGCGCTAGTTGGCAGAGGTCTCACCGGATGGAAGCTCCGGTCGTGGAATGATGGTGGCAGCAGCGAAGATGGGCCGGACTGGGGCCATGGTGGTGGCGGCAGAggtggcaggggcggggcggctgGCGGTAGAGGAGACTGTGGTCTTCAGGGGGCTGTAGGTGGAAGCATGGCTCGGGCCAGCGGCAGGAACGGCAGCGAGGAGGCCCGGGGGGTACTTCAGATGCCGCAACAGCAGGTATCCTAGCAGCTCCAAAAACCTAGCACGACAGCCATTTACATCTTTCCCCTTTCTTTGTCCCTgccttttggggggtgggggaggaactCAAGGAGCCAAAGGAACTGTGAAGTTACTAGATATGTCCCTCCCACTCTTTGTCTAAAGTTTGTAATGTAGATGCAGTTGACTTTGCCTGCAGCTTCATAGACCCCGTCCCAAGGCAGCAATGGAAGCTTGCAGTGGCTCTCCAGTGACCAGAAACATAGCGAGGCCCCAGGGAGGCTCTCTGTCTTGCAGCAGTTATTCGTGATGTTTTTCTATGTGCCTGTTGTCACAGCAGAGTCCAGCAGCGTCTTCTCTTGAGGGAGCAATTTGGAGAAGAGCTGGAACCCAGACTCGCGCCCTGGATGCCATCCTTTATCATCCACAGCAATCCCATCTGGTTGGGAGCCCTGCTCTGGGTCTCACACTGCCCCTCCTCTACCCTAGGGAGCCCGAGACGCAGGGGTGGAAAGATCCAGCTTGGGGGTGGGGCTTGGCAGACCATGGGGGATGATGAAAACAGCTTTGGAAATTACCTTAAACCCCTTACCCATTGTCTGAGAGTTAGAGATAGCTCAGACTGTCATCTAGCTTCTGCCAAAACACCCCCTTAACAGAAAACACCCTGGGGAGCCAGACTGGAGTATGAGAGAAGTCTCCTATAGGCAGAGCTGAAATCTACCTCTTTGTATGTCCACACCTTGCATCTTATTCTCTACGCTGATTCTTGCTATTCCAAATCCTCTCCCATGTTGACAGCCTGTCAGATATTTGAACACTCCTCTCAGCATCACTTTTCCCCCTGCCCATAGATTTCTCTGAGCTAAACTCGGTTCACAGGGTGGGATGGTGTATGTGtatgcagggggtgggggtgggggtgggggtggggtggacagTGCCTTGGCTGGAATCTCCCTTGGTTCTAAGTGCCTCCTTGCTCCCAGCTTCGAGAGCTGTGTCCAGGAGTGAACAACCAGCCCTATCTCTGTGAGAGTGGTCACTGCTGCGGGGAGACTGGCTGCTGCACCTACTACTATGAGCTCTGGTGTGAGTCTCCAAAGGGGCTTTTCTTGGGTCCTTCTACCCGCCCCCTCCTTGGACCTGAGCCTTCAAGGACCCTTCTCCACAAGGGAAGTAtctcagcctctccctcctcGCCCCCTGCAGGGTTCTGGCTGCTCTGgactcttctcattctctttagCTGTTTTTGCGCCTTCCACCATCGACGAGCTAAACTCCGGCTGCAACAACAGCAGCGGCAGCGTGAGATCAACTTGTTGGCCTACCACGGGGCATGCCATGGGGCTGGCCCTGTCCCTGCGGGTTCACTGCTTGACCTTCGTGAGTGACTGGAGACTCGAGCTCACTACCGGCGGCCCCTCCCAAACCAGTACCCCAAATCATCATCCCACGTTCCCTTTTCGAACATTTCAGAGCACTTTTCCCTAGCAGGAAAGAGACCACCACCTCACCCCTGGTTGCCTTCAACCAATCATGACATTCTTTCCTGCAGGCCTCCTCAGCGCCTTCAAACCCCCAGCCTATGAGGATGTGGTTGACCACCCGGGCACACCACCGCCTCCTTACTCTGCAGCCTCAGGCTGCCCCTTGACTGCTTCCAGTGAAtgcacctgctcctcctccgCTTCTAGCTGCCCCACCTACTGCGAGGGAACAAATGTGGAAGGTGTTTCCTCCCACCAGGGTGCCCCCCCTCATCAGGAGTGTGAGCCTGGGCCAGGGGTgacccctgcccccatccccgcCTCCTGCCGCTATCGCCGCCTGACTGGTGACTCGGGTATTGAGCTCTGCCCGTGTCCTGACTCCAGCGAGGGTGAGCCAATTAAGGAGGCTAGGGCTAATGTCACCTCACCAGATCTGGAGAGCCAGTTCCCTTGTGCGCCGCCCCTAAATCCCATGTCCCAGATCTCCCCTGTGGGGCCAGCTTCCAGCAGAGGGGACAGCCCATAAACAGTTTTGGGAGGGTGGGTGGGTTACTTGCCCACCACAAATAGCCCTGGTCCCAACTCTCTGAGCTCTCCTtggcctctccctgccctcctagAACCTGCTGGAAAGGACTGGAGTCCCACGAAGGGCAGTGCTGGGGGGACTGTGCTAGCTCTACCCCCTAAGACACACACAGGAGCCTCTGATCTCATTAAAGAGATGTGAAGCAGCTGCTTGTGGACTTGGGTGGACTAGTGCTGGACTCACTGCATTGCACTTGACCTGACTAGGTTTGGAGGGGACAGCTGGTAGCCACTTTCCCCACCTTCTCTGAAGGAAAGCAGGCAGCCCTAAGGCCTGGACCAGGGTAAGACCTCCTGGTGAGGTAAAGCTGGCAAAAAAGGAGAGTTTGGCATGTTTTCtagtttatttagaaaaatagactCTGCATTCACATTCACCCCAGGGCTATGTGGGATGACAGTAAGGAGACACCTGAGATGAGTTGCTGAGGGTCTGAAGCACTGGTATGTGAGGGTGGGGGGCACAAGTGAGAGACCTTGTCCCTCTAGTCCAGAGTGCACAAGGGGCCTGGCTCCCCTCccatcctccatccatcctcAGTAGTCTTCAGCCATGGCCAGTAGGACAAGGCTGGTCCAGCCCTGGAAAGGGCGGCAGCCCATGCCCCGCCCATCCTGGTCACTGTACTGCTCCCACAGGAAGCCCGTGGCCTGGTACTGCCGCCACACGTTGCCTATCAGATTGGCACGGAGCTCTCTATGGAGCTTGGCAGCACGCGCCTGGTGGGGACCCTGCAGATGCCCATAGTGGTGAAGAGCCCCCAAGGCCAGGTAGTTGACGTTGAACCACACAGCACCCCGCCAGTAGGGAGGATCATGCTCTGAGTTGCGCTGCCTATAAAAGGGGCTGGATGCTGCAAGGGAGCGCAAACCAAAGGAGCTCCAGAGCTGGCGGCTGTCAGCTAGAACGTCCAACAGGGGCCCAAGGTGGGATGAGTTGGGGTCCAGCAGCCGGAGCAGGAAGGGAAAAAGACTGACATAGCCCAAGGCATCCACATATTGTAAGCGAGGGTGAGGCCGGCCCACCACCCGCACCAGCCCCTGAGGGGGCCGAGGCTTCAGCTGGACCGCTTTTGTGTGGTTCCCAAAGTCTGCAAAGACTCCTAGCTCCGGGGCCCAGTGCAGTTCTTCCAGactctcctctgcctccagggaGGCAGCCAGTGGGCCCAACTCTGCAGCTGCCTCAGTCTCTCCCAGCTGCTCTGCCAACCGCATCAGCACACGGGCACCCAGTGCCACCCAGCACCGCAGGTCCAGGTGCCGCTCATTGGCTGAAGGGTGTGAAGCCCGGGGATAGTCATCCAGCCCTGAAGGCAGCGTCTTGGGGTTCAGTAGGGTTGGCAAGGCTGGGTCCCGTCCCCGCCAGCGGTAAGATAGTGGCACTGGCCCTGCCTGGCTCTGATGGAGCCAGGAGAACCAAGCATACAGGCGGGGAAAGGCCCTGCGGAGGAAGGCCAAGTCGGCTGGGTCACCACCCTCTAGCATGTGGGCCACAGGCAAAAGCAGGGTTGGAGGGTTGGCGTGGGCTGTCCGTTGCACCAGGAATTCAGGGGGCACCCGGGCTCGGGCCTCATCCCCCAGTACCTGCTCCCGCCCAATCCAGCCGTCAGCATTGAGCAGCCCCAGCCAGTGGCCCAGGGCCTCCCGCGTGAGCTGGGGATCCCACCGCTGAACCACCAGCTGGTGAAAGCCCTCGTCCCAAAGGAAGCCTCTCGGGAAGAATGACCGGGAGGGCACTGCTGTGAAAAGTGGGACAGGTGGAAAGAGGGCTGGGTCCACCTTCTGGTCAGATCCCTCAGCGCCCACGTCTGGCAATACCAGACCCTGTCCGTAGAAGTAGCCAATCCCACCAAGGAGGCCACTGAGAGCGGCctgacccagagcctgctcctcaGGACTCAGGCCCCTCTCCTTCAGCTGGAAGGTCTTCTCAAAGCGCTCTGTAAAGGCTTCGGCATGGCTTTCCAGGGCCTGGGTCAGCAGACTGCCTGCCAGCTGCTCCACAGCTTGGTTTCCTCCTGCCCGCGCACTGCCCGATTCAAACACCAAGTCCACAGAAAAGGGGACTTTCAGTGTCACCTGTTGTATCAAGAATTGCCCTTGTCCCTGTCCTTGCCCACTGGGGCCTCTGTCCTCCCACTTCAGAGATCCTGGCAAGCCGAGGTAGCGTTCAGGAGAGGCCCCTGGGGGCCGATGCTGAAACCAGCTGTTTAGGCGACTCTTCACCATCTCCGTCAGCAAGGGAAGTCCTGGGTTGGAGGACCAGAAAACATTGTAGCTTTAAAGGAAGAggataaacagaaaatattattCAGGAAGAAGTGGTGGGGATCATAAAGAGAAATACGAGGTGCTCAGAAGTCAGGTTGGAGGGGTCTTGGTAATGCAGGGAACATGGAGCCTGGTGAGAAGGGAAATAACTGATGGGAAGACAGTAGAGCCGGGGAGAAAGAAATCAGGTTAAATCAGCACCCATACCACCCCTACCGCCACCCCACACTCTCTTCCCCAAGTTACCTGCCATACTTGGGGATGGTATCCCCTGGACTGGTTGGTGCCAGAAGTGTAAAGCGGAAGTCACCAAGTTCACTGGTGTGTCCACTGATGAACTTCAACTGCCCCTTGGCCCCAACCTCTGGCTTTAAGACTTCCTTCCCATCTGTTACCACATAGAAGAACAGGGACACCAAAGGGAGGGCAGAGGTACCTGTGGCCTGAGTGACCAAGGAGGACAGAAAAACACTGCATTAGGTTAACAGTCTTTCCCCTGAGAAATCAGCCTTAGTGAGGGAAAGGGACACCTGGCAGGAGCAACATAAACAAACGTACATCTGGCGGTGTTGAGGGTCACTGAGGGTAAACACCCAGTGGGATGAGATAAAGAGCTCTGCACGGGGTTCTCTGGGAAGTAATAGTACTTTTGTGCCACGTACTATACTAAGAACTCTACATACTATTTCCTTACAATTCTTACAATTAGAATTTCCTTAGAATTCTT
The sequence above is a segment of the Camelus bactrianus isolate YW-2024 breed Bactrian camel chromosome 15, ASM4877302v1, whole genome shotgun sequence genome. Coding sequences within it:
- the MOGS gene encoding mannosyl-oligosaccharide glucosidase, whose protein sequence is MARGERRRRGAPAEGARTAERAPRGGPARRDGRVGGARGAVGGAALAIVVLSVVLGLLGCWLLSWHRVRRAVTLHSAPPALPPDSSSPAVAPDLFWGTYRPHVYFGMKTRSSKPLLTGLMWAQQGTTPGTPKLRHTCEQGDGVGPYGWEFHDGLSFGRQHIQDGALRLTTEFVKRPGGQHGGDWSWRVTVEPQATGTSALPLVSLFFYVVTDGKEVLKPEVGAKGQLKFISGHTSELGDFRFTLLAPTSPGDTIPKYGSYNVFWSSNPGLPLLTEMVKSRLNSWFQHRPPGASPERYLGLPGSLKWEDRGPSGQGQGQGQFLIQQVTLKVPFSVDLVFESGSARAGGNQAVEQLAGSLLTQALESHAEAFTERFEKTFQLKERGLSPEEQALGQAALSGLLGGIGYFYGQGLVLPDVGAEGSDQKVDPALFPPVPLFTAVPSRSFFPRGFLWDEGFHQLVVQRWDPQLTREALGHWLGLLNADGWIGREQVLGDEARARVPPEFLVQRTAHANPPTLLLPVAHMLEGGDPADLAFLRRAFPRLYAWFSWLHQSQAGPVPLSYRWRGRDPALPTLLNPKTLPSGLDDYPRASHPSANERHLDLRCWVALGARVLMRLAEQLGETEAAAELGPLAASLEAEESLEELHWAPELGVFADFGNHTKAVQLKPRPPQGLVRVVGRPHPRLQYVDALGYVSLFPFLLRLLDPNSSHLGPLLDVLADSRQLWSSFGLRSLAASSPFYRQRNSEHDPPYWRGAVWFNVNYLALGALHHYGHLQGPHQARAAKLHRELRANLIGNVWRQYQATGFLWEQYSDQDGRGMGCRPFQGWTSLVLLAMAEDY
- the INO80B gene encoding INO80 complex subunit B: MSACVPTISSPLSLLGPMSKLWRRGSTSGAMEVPEPGEALELSLAGAHGHGVHKKKHKKHKKKHKKKHYQEEEAGPTQPSPAKPQLKLKIKLGGQVLGTKSVPTFTVIPEGPRSPSPLMVVDNEEEPVEGVPLEQYRAWLDEDSNLSPSPLRDLSGSLGGQEEEEEQRWLDALEKGELDDNGDLKKEINERLLTARQRALLQKARSQPSPMLSLPVAGVCPAPALTEEMLLKREERARKRRLQAARRAEEHKNQTIERLTKTAAPSGRGGRGATRGERRGGRAAAPAPMVRYSSGAQGSTLSFPPGVPAPAPVSPRPSPPGPPPRCSVPGCPHPRRYACSRTGQALCSLQCYRINLQMRLGGPEGPGSPLLAT
- the WBP1 gene encoding WW domain-binding protein 1 isoform X3; the protein is MARASGRNGSEEARGVLQMPQQQLRELCPGVNNQPYLCESGHCCGETGCCTYYYELWWFWLLWTLLILFSCFCAFHHRRAKLRLQQQQRQREINLLAYHGACHGAGPVPAGSLLDLRLLSAFKPPAYEDVVDHPGTPPPPYSAASGCPLTASSECTCSSSASSCPTYCEGTNVEGVSSHQGAPPHQECEPGPGVTPAPIPASCRYRRLTGDSGIELCPCPDSSEGEPIKEARANVTSPDLESQFPCAPPLNPMSQISPVGPASSRGDSP
- the WBP1 gene encoding WW domain-binding protein 1 isoform X1, with the translated sequence MARASGRNGSEEARGVLQMPQQQQSPAASSLEGAIWRRAGTQTRALDAILYHPQQSHLLRELCPGVNNQPYLCESGHCCGETGCCTYYYELWWFWLLWTLLILFSCFCAFHHRRAKLRLQQQQRQREINLLAYHGACHGAGPVPAGSLLDLRLLSAFKPPAYEDVVDHPGTPPPPYSAASGCPLTASSECTCSSSASSCPTYCEGTNVEGVSSHQGAPPHQECEPGPGVTPAPIPASCRYRRLTGDSGIELCPCPDSSEGEPIKEARANVTSPDLESQFPCAPPLNPMSQISPVGPASSRGDSP
- the WBP1 gene encoding WW domain-binding protein 1 isoform X2 translates to MARASGRNGSEEARGVLQMPQQQSPAASSLEGAIWRRAGTQTRALDAILYHPQQSHLLRELCPGVNNQPYLCESGHCCGETGCCTYYYELWWFWLLWTLLILFSCFCAFHHRRAKLRLQQQQRQREINLLAYHGACHGAGPVPAGSLLDLRLLSAFKPPAYEDVVDHPGTPPPPYSAASGCPLTASSECTCSSSASSCPTYCEGTNVEGVSSHQGAPPHQECEPGPGVTPAPIPASCRYRRLTGDSGIELCPCPDSSEGEPIKEARANVTSPDLESQFPCAPPLNPMSQISPVGPASSRGDSP